TAACCCGGTGCGCAGGCACATACCCGGGATCCCGGGGTTGGGAGAAGATCCAGCTTAGATTCTGCTCCGCGTGTGCTACAGGCTGAAGGCACAGGGAGTGCGGGGAGGGGACCCGGCGGCTCTTTAGGCGGGCTGAAGGAGGAGGCCGCCGCTTCCCCTGCCCGCGCTCCTCTCTCCTCAGCTTTATGGACGAGCACCTCAGCCTCCTGCACTCGCCTCCGCCGTCCTCCACCAGGCACCGCACCAACAGCAACATCGTGAACCCGGGTTACACGGACGTGGAGCAGGAGATCATGACGGTGGTCGCGTGTGACAATATCCTAGAAGAGGCGGCGGCGCTGCCGGGTCACCACTCCTCCGAGGCGTACGAGCAGGATGACCATGAGTGCTGCGAGCGGGTGGTCATCAACATCTCCGGGCTGCGCTTCGAGACCCAGCTGAAAACTTTAGCGCAGTTCCCGGACACGCTGCTGGGCGACCCCAAGAAGAGGATGCGCTACTTCGATCCTCTGAGGAACGAGTACTTCTTTGACAGAAACCGGCCCAGCTTCGATGCCATCCTGTACTACTACCAGTCCGGGGGCAGGATCCGGAGACCCGTCAACGTGCCCATTGACATCTTCTCCGAGGAGATCCGCTTCTACGAGCTGGGCGAGGAAGCCATGGAGAAGTTCCGTGAGGACGAGGGCTTCATCAAGGAAGAGGAGCGCCCGCTGCCCGCCAACGAGTTCCAGAGACAAGTGTGGCTTCTCTTCGAGTACCCGGAGAGCTCGGGTCCTGCCCGGGGCATCGCCATCGTGTCTGTGCTGGTTATCCTCATCTCCATCGTCATCTTCTGCCTGGAGACTTTGCCAGAGTTCAGAGACGACAAGGAGTACAATGGTCCGGTGCTGCCAAGTGTGAATGGCACCGGCCCCTACCTCACCAGCTCCTTCACCGACCCCTTCTTTGTGGTGGAGACTTTATGTATCATCTGGTTCTCCTTTGAGCTCCTGGTCAGGTTCTTCGCCTGTCCCAGCAAAGCCACCTTTTCCAAGAACATCATGAACATCATTGACATCGTGGCCATCATCCCTTACTTCATCACCTTGGGCACTGAACTTGCTGAGCGCCAGGGCAATGGTCAGCAGGCCATGTCCTTGGCCATCTTGAGGGTGATCCGCCTGGTCAGAGTATTTCGTATATTCAAGCTTT
This sequence is a window from Leptodactylus fuscus isolate aLepFus1 chromosome 2, aLepFus1.hap2, whole genome shotgun sequence. Protein-coding genes within it:
- the LOC142194800 gene encoding potassium voltage-gated channel subfamily A member 1-like; this translates as MDEHLSLLHSPPPSSTRHRTNSNIVNPGYTDVEQEIMTVVACDNILEEAAALPGHHSSEAYEQDDHECCERVVINISGLRFETQLKTLAQFPDTLLGDPKKRMRYFDPLRNEYFFDRNRPSFDAILYYYQSGGRIRRPVNVPIDIFSEEIRFYELGEEAMEKFREDEGFIKEEERPLPANEFQRQVWLLFEYPESSGPARGIAIVSVLVILISIVIFCLETLPEFRDDKEYNGPVLPSVNGTGPYLTSSFTDPFFVVETLCIIWFSFELLVRFFACPSKATFSKNIMNIIDIVAIIPYFITLGTELAERQGNGQQAMSLAILRVIRLVRVFRIFKLSRHSKGLQILGQTLKASMRELGLLIFFLFIGVILFSSAVYFAEADDPSSGFNSIPDAFWWAVVTMTTVGYGDMHPVTIGGKIVGSLCAIAGVLTIALPVPVIVSNFNYFYHRETEGEEQAQYLHVGSCQHLSSNEDLKKTRSNSTLSKSEYMVIEEGVSPGPFKQPSFKTANCTTNNPNCVNIKKIFTDV